The following coding sequences are from one Streptomyces angustmyceticus window:
- a CDS encoding Bax inhibitor-1/YccA family protein yields the protein MRSSNPVFSRRGFSRDTGYAGFNAPPQAGGAANPYAGTNPYAQGGNPYAQDPQQATQAPPQYAPQTRPMTMDDVVARTGMTLGTVIAGATVGWLFLTENLGFAVGAGLVAMVLGFVQSFKRKPSPALILAYAALEGIFLGALSGYINLLPNMNGAPMQAVLGTMAVFVAMLVAYKTRIVRVTARFTRFVMIAALGFVLLSLVNVLFMAFGGGEGLGFRSGGLGIVFGIVGVVLGALFLALDFKQVEDGIAYGAPREESWLAAFGLTLTLVWIYMEMLRLISILRGD from the coding sequence ATGAGGAGCAGCAACCCGGTCTTCTCGCGTCGGGGGTTCAGCCGCGACACCGGCTACGCGGGCTTCAACGCGCCGCCGCAGGCCGGGGGCGCCGCGAACCCGTACGCCGGGACGAACCCCTACGCACAGGGCGGCAACCCGTACGCCCAGGACCCGCAGCAGGCCACCCAGGCGCCGCCGCAGTACGCGCCGCAGACCCGCCCCATGACGATGGACGACGTCGTCGCCCGTACGGGCATGACGCTCGGCACGGTCATCGCGGGCGCCACCGTCGGCTGGCTCTTCCTGACCGAGAACCTCGGCTTCGCCGTCGGCGCCGGTCTGGTCGCGATGGTGCTGGGCTTCGTCCAGTCCTTCAAGCGCAAGCCGTCGCCCGCGCTGATCCTGGCGTACGCGGCCCTGGAGGGAATCTTCCTCGGCGCGCTCAGCGGCTACATCAACCTGCTGCCGAACATGAACGGCGCCCCCATGCAGGCGGTGCTGGGCACGATGGCGGTGTTCGTGGCCATGCTGGTCGCCTACAAGACGCGGATCGTGCGGGTCACCGCCCGCTTCACCCGCTTCGTGATGATCGCGGCCCTGGGCTTCGTCCTGCTGTCGCTGGTCAACGTCCTGTTCATGGCGTTCGGCGGCGGTGAGGGCCTCGGCTTCCGCAGCGGCGGCCTGGGCATCGTCTTCGGCATCGTCGGCGTGGTCCTCGGCGCGCTCTTCCTGGCCCTGGACTTCAAGCAGGTCGAGGACGGCATCGCCTACGGCGCCCCGCGCGAGGAGTCCTGGCTCGCGGCGTTCGGCCTGACGCTGACGCTGGTGTGGATCTACATGGAGATGCTGCGGCTGATCTCGATCCTCCGGGGCGACTGA
- a CDS encoding amidohydrolase family protein: MPTDVHQHLWPPEFLALLRARGAPPRLDGWTLHLPGEPPYAVDPADHDIAARARLARADGLDLALISLSSPLGIEHLPPAEAAPLLAAFHDGALDLPAPFGVWAAACLSAPEPDADALRRELARGCVGLQLPATALLDAAGWARCAPLLDAAAEQDAPLFVHPGPAPPAEGNAPAWWPALVPYVQQLHASWFAFRAFGRPRHPELRVCFAALAGLAPLHGERLVARGGGRERARVDCRAFYETSSYGTRAVDALVRAAGIDVVVSGSDRPYAEPVLPDLGARAALHALRTANPARLLGPTKGARP, translated from the coding sequence GTGCCCACCGACGTCCACCAGCACCTCTGGCCGCCCGAGTTCCTCGCGCTGCTGCGGGCCCGCGGCGCGCCGCCGCGGCTGGACGGCTGGACGCTGCACCTGCCGGGCGAACCCCCGTACGCCGTCGACCCCGCCGACCACGACATCGCGGCCCGCGCCCGGCTCGCCCGCGCCGACGGCCTCGACCTGGCCCTCATCTCGCTCTCCAGCCCGCTCGGCATCGAACACCTGCCGCCCGCGGAGGCCGCGCCGCTGCTCGCCGCGTTCCACGACGGCGCGCTGGACCTCCCCGCGCCCTTCGGCGTCTGGGCCGCCGCCTGCCTGTCCGCGCCGGAACCGGACGCCGACGCGCTGCGGCGCGAGCTGGCCCGCGGCTGCGTGGGCCTGCAACTGCCCGCCACCGCCCTGCTCGACGCCGCCGGATGGGCCCGCTGCGCGCCGCTGCTGGACGCCGCCGCCGAGCAGGACGCGCCGCTGTTCGTCCACCCCGGCCCGGCCCCGCCCGCCGAGGGGAACGCGCCCGCCTGGTGGCCGGCCCTGGTCCCGTACGTCCAGCAGCTGCACGCCTCCTGGTTCGCCTTCCGCGCCTTCGGCCGGCCGCGCCACCCGGAGCTGCGGGTCTGCTTCGCGGCCCTGGCGGGCCTGGCGCCGCTGCACGGCGAGCGGCTGGTGGCCCGCGGCGGCGGCCGGGAGCGCGCCCGGGTGGACTGCCGGGCGTTCTACGAGACGTCGTCGTACGGCACCCGCGCGGTCGACGCGCTCGTCCGGGCCGCCGGCATCGACGTCGTCGTCAGCGGCAGCGACCGCCCCTACGCCGAGCCCGTCCTCCCCGACCTCGGGGCACGGGCCGCCCTCCACGCCCTGCGCACCGCCAACCCGGCCCGCCTGCTGGGCCCGACGAAAGGAGCCCGCCCATGA
- a CDS encoding cystathionine beta-synthase, with the protein MQFYDSMIELVGNTPLVRLNNVTKGIQATVLAKVEYFNPGGSVKDRIAVRMIEAAEQSGELQPGGTIVEPTSGNTGVGLAIVAQQKGYKCIFVCPDKVSTDKINVLRAYGAEVVVCPTAVDPEHPDSYYNVSDRLVRETPGAWKPDQYSNPNNPRSHYESTGPELWEQTGGRITHFVAGVGTGGTISGTGRYLKDASDGKVKVIGADPEGSVYSGGSGRPYLIEGVGEDFWPTAYDRTVADEIVAVSDKDAFQMTRRLAKEEGLLVGGSCGMAVVGALEVAAKLGPDDVVVVLLPDSGRGYLSKIFNDEWMADYGFLEEGGAAARVGEVLEHKEGALPSLVHMHPEETVGEAIEVLREYGVSQMPIVKPGAGHPDVMAAEVVGSVVERELLDALFTQRASLTDPLEKHMCPPLPQVGSGEPVADLMAVLESADAAIVLVEGKPKGVVSRQDLLAYLAREAGK; encoded by the coding sequence GTGCAGTTTTACGATTCGATGATTGAGCTAGTCGGCAACACCCCGCTCGTGCGGCTCAACAACGTGACCAAGGGAATCCAGGCCACCGTCCTGGCGAAGGTCGAGTACTTCAACCCCGGCGGGTCGGTCAAGGACCGGATCGCCGTGCGGATGATCGAGGCCGCCGAGCAGTCGGGTGAGCTGCAGCCGGGCGGGACCATCGTCGAGCCGACATCCGGCAACACCGGTGTGGGCCTGGCGATCGTCGCCCAGCAAAAGGGTTACAAGTGCATCTTCGTCTGCCCGGACAAGGTGTCCACGGACAAGATCAACGTGCTGCGTGCCTACGGTGCCGAGGTGGTGGTCTGCCCGACCGCCGTCGACCCCGAGCACCCGGACTCGTACTACAACGTCTCGGACCGGCTGGTGCGCGAGACGCCCGGTGCCTGGAAGCCGGACCAGTACAGCAACCCGAACAACCCGCGCTCCCACTACGAGAGCACCGGTCCCGAGCTGTGGGAGCAGACCGGGGGCCGGATCACCCACTTCGTGGCGGGCGTCGGCACCGGCGGCACGATCAGCGGCACCGGCCGCTATCTGAAGGACGCCAGTGACGGCAAGGTCAAGGTGATCGGCGCCGACCCGGAGGGCTCCGTCTACAGCGGCGGCTCCGGGCGCCCGTACCTGATCGAGGGCGTCGGCGAGGACTTCTGGCCGACGGCCTACGACCGCACCGTCGCGGACGAGATCGTGGCGGTCTCGGACAAGGACGCCTTCCAGATGACCCGGCGGCTCGCCAAGGAGGAGGGCCTGCTGGTCGGCGGCTCCTGCGGGATGGCCGTGGTGGGCGCGCTGGAGGTCGCGGCGAAGCTCGGCCCCGACGACGTGGTGGTCGTGCTGCTGCCGGACAGCGGCCGCGGCTACCTCTCCAAGATCTTCAACGACGAGTGGATGGCCGACTACGGCTTCCTGGAGGAGGGCGGCGCCGCCGCCCGGGTCGGCGAGGTGCTGGAGCACAAGGAGGGCGCGCTGCCCTCGCTGGTCCACATGCACCCGGAGGAGACCGTCGGCGAGGCGATCGAGGTGCTGCGCGAGTACGGCGTCTCGCAGATGCCGATCGTCAAGCCGGGCGCCGGGCACCCCGACGTGATGGCCGCGGAGGTCGTCGGCTCGGTCGTCGAGCGCGAGCTGCTCGACGCGCTGTTCACCCAGCGCGCCTCGCTGACCGACCCGCTGGAGAAGCACATGTGCCCGCCGCTGCCGCAGGTCGGCTCCGGCGAGCCGGTCGCCGACCTGATGGCGGTCCTGGAGAGCGCGGACGCGGCGATCGTCCTCGTCGAGGGCAAGCCGAAGGGCGTGGTCAGCCGGCAGGACCTGCTGGCCTACCTGGCGCGCGAGGCCGGCAAGTAG
- a CDS encoding purine-cytosine permease family protein, producing MAGVVERRSIDVVPDDERHGSAVSQFTLWLGANLQITAVITGALAVVFGANAFWSLIGLLLGNLLGGAVMALHSAQGPRLGLPQMITSRAQFGVRGAVVPLALVIVMYIGFFASGSVLAGQAVGELTHLGETPGIVLFAAVTAVAAAVGYRLIHTLGRVTGLICALAFVYLGIRLLQRTDLGTLLADHRFGLPVFLLAVSLSASWQLAFGPYVADYSRYLPRHTSARATFWWTLSGSVLGSQWSMTFGALAAAAAPGAFVGHEVGYLVGLGGTGLIASCLYFVIALGKLTINILNTYGGFMSLVTSVSGFRGQRTLSPRGRSAYIAGIMVAGTAVALLGKDSFLTSFKDFLLFLLTFFTPWSAVNLVDYYLISKERYDIPALSDPTGRYGAWNVPALAVYAAGVLAQLPFLATHFYTGPLVEPLGGADVSWLVGLAVPAVLYWLTARRDTARTAWPAAPREDPHTVGSGG from the coding sequence ATGGCAGGTGTGGTCGAAAGGCGTTCCATCGACGTCGTCCCCGACGACGAACGGCACGGCAGCGCGGTCAGCCAGTTCACGCTCTGGCTGGGCGCCAACCTCCAGATCACCGCCGTCATCACCGGCGCGCTGGCCGTCGTCTTCGGGGCGAACGCCTTCTGGTCGCTGATCGGGCTGCTGCTCGGCAACCTCCTGGGCGGCGCGGTGATGGCGCTGCACTCCGCCCAGGGGCCGCGGCTGGGCCTGCCGCAGATGATCACCTCGCGGGCTCAGTTCGGGGTGCGCGGCGCGGTGGTCCCGCTGGCGCTGGTCATCGTGATGTACATCGGGTTCTTCGCCAGCGGCAGCGTCCTGGCCGGGCAGGCGGTCGGCGAGCTGACGCACCTCGGCGAGACACCGGGCATCGTGCTGTTCGCCGCGGTCACCGCCGTCGCCGCGGCGGTGGGCTACCGCCTGATCCACACCCTCGGCAGGGTCACCGGCCTGATCTGCGCGCTGGCCTTCGTCTACCTCGGCATCCGGCTGCTGCAGCGCACCGACCTCGGCACGCTCCTGGCCGACCACCGTTTCGGGCTGCCGGTCTTCCTGCTGGCCGTCTCGCTGTCGGCCTCCTGGCAGCTGGCGTTCGGCCCGTACGTCGCCGACTACTCGCGCTACCTGCCGCGGCACACCTCGGCGCGCGCCACGTTCTGGTGGACGCTGTCCGGCTCGGTGCTCGGCTCGCAGTGGTCGATGACGTTCGGCGCGCTGGCCGCCGCCGCGGCGCCCGGGGCGTTCGTCGGGCACGAGGTCGGCTACCTCGTCGGCCTGGGCGGCACCGGCCTGATCGCCTCGTGCCTCTACTTCGTCATCGCCCTGGGCAAACTCACCATCAACATCCTCAACACCTATGGCGGGTTCATGTCGCTGGTCACCAGCGTCAGCGGCTTCCGCGGGCAGCGCACCCTCTCCCCGCGCGGCCGCTCCGCGTACATCGCCGGGATCATGGTGGCCGGCACGGCGGTCGCCCTCCTGGGCAAGGACTCGTTCCTGACGTCCTTCAAGGACTTCCTGCTCTTCCTGCTGACCTTCTTCACGCCCTGGTCGGCCGTCAATCTCGTCGACTACTACCTGATCTCCAAGGAGCGCTACGACATCCCGGCGCTCAGCGACCCCACGGGACGCTACGGCGCCTGGAACGTCCCGGCGCTGGCGGTCTACGCCGCCGGGGTGCTCGCCCAGCTCCCGTTCCTGGCCACGCACTTCTACACCGGCCCCTTGGTCGAACCGCTCGGCGGCGCCGACGTCTCCTGGCTGGTGGGGCTCGCCGTGCCGGCCGTCCTGTACTGGCTCACCGCCCGCCGCGACACCGCGCGCACCGCATGGCCGGCGGCGCCCCGGGAGGACCCGCACACCGTCGGATCCGGGGGTTAG
- a CDS encoding cysteine dioxygenase has product MTYRTSLAATAREVPDGEEPFSALPARNLDKRELQALVEALATRPDLWREQVAFSDTERHYASLHRDEFVDVWLLCWTRRNDTGWHDHDLSSGAVRVVQGELTESNPRIGGAHLATTVGAGASFCFGPDHIHRLTGASDDAVSVHAYSPPLWRLGQYDITEDGLMRRVSVSYADELRPAGGPATV; this is encoded by the coding sequence ATGACGTACCGCACCTCCCTGGCCGCCACCGCCCGCGAGGTCCCCGACGGCGAGGAGCCGTTCTCCGCACTGCCCGCACGCAACCTCGACAAGCGCGAGCTGCAGGCCCTGGTGGAGGCGCTCGCCACCCGCCCGGACCTGTGGCGCGAACAGGTCGCCTTCTCGGACACCGAGCGCCACTACGCCTCCCTGCACCGCGACGAGTTCGTGGACGTCTGGCTGCTGTGCTGGACCCGGCGGAACGACACCGGCTGGCACGACCACGACCTCTCCTCCGGGGCGGTCCGCGTGGTCCAGGGCGAGCTGACCGAGTCCAACCCCCGCATCGGCGGCGCGCACCTGGCCACCACGGTCGGCGCGGGCGCCTCCTTCTGCTTCGGCCCGGACCACATCCACCGGCTGACCGGCGCGAGCGACGACGCGGTGTCGGTGCACGCCTACTCGCCGCCGTTGTGGCGGCTGGGCCAGTACGACATCACCGAGGACGGTCTGATGCGGCGGGTCTCGGTCTCGTACGCGGACGAACTCCGCCCGGCCGGCGGGCCGGCCACGGTCTGA
- a CDS encoding SGNH/GDSL hydrolase family protein: MPMTMSRARVARRIATAAAVGGGGIGLLGVAAVGVLLTEVRLARRTVGGSSDIPPCADGRYGAAFDHRTDRRPLRLGFLGDSTAAGQGVHRARQTPGALLASGLAALSELPVDFRNVALPGAQSDDLPRQVELMLADGADVPDVCVIMIGANDVTHRMPLAQSVRHLSDAVRTLRAAGCEVVVGTCPDLGTIEPVYQPLRWVARRLSRQLAAAQTIGVVESGGRTVSLGDLLGPEFEANPRELFGPDNYHPSAEGYATAAMAVLPTLCASLGLWPEKEQPEPARGEGLLPVEQAAAEAASEGGTEVTASRAPWALLKHRRRRQLPVPDPADPSSVTG; encoded by the coding sequence ATGCCGATGACGATGTCCAGGGCCAGAGTGGCCCGGCGGATCGCGACCGCCGCCGCTGTCGGCGGCGGCGGGATCGGGCTGCTCGGGGTGGCCGCGGTCGGTGTGCTGCTGACCGAGGTCCGGCTGGCGCGCCGTACGGTCGGCGGCTCCAGCGACATTCCGCCGTGCGCCGACGGCCGCTACGGCGCCGCCTTCGACCACCGCACCGACCGCCGGCCGCTGCGGCTGGGCTTCCTCGGCGACTCCACCGCCGCGGGCCAGGGCGTCCACCGCGCCCGCCAGACCCCCGGCGCGCTGCTCGCCTCGGGCCTGGCCGCGCTGTCCGAGCTGCCCGTCGACTTCCGCAACGTGGCGCTGCCCGGCGCGCAGTCGGACGACCTGCCCCGCCAGGTGGAGCTGATGCTCGCGGACGGCGCGGACGTCCCGGACGTCTGCGTGATCATGATCGGCGCGAACGACGTCACCCACCGGATGCCGCTCGCGCAGTCCGTGCGCCACCTCTCCGATGCGGTGCGCACGCTGCGCGCCGCGGGCTGCGAGGTGGTCGTCGGCACCTGCCCCGACCTGGGCACCATCGAACCGGTCTACCAGCCGTTGCGCTGGGTGGCCCGGCGGCTCTCCCGGCAGCTCGCCGCCGCCCAGACGATCGGGGTGGTGGAGAGCGGCGGCCGTACGGTCTCGCTCGGCGATCTGCTCGGCCCCGAGTTCGAGGCGAACCCGCGGGAGCTGTTCGGACCGGACAACTACCACCCGTCGGCCGAGGGCTACGCCACCGCGGCGATGGCCGTCCTGCCGACGCTGTGCGCCTCGCTCGGCCTGTGGCCGGAGAAGGAGCAGCCGGAGCCCGCACGCGGCGAGGGGCTGCTGCCGGTCGAGCAGGCGGCCGCCGAGGCGGCGTCCGAGGGCGGCACGGAGGTCACCGCCTCCCGTGCGCCCTGGGCCCTGCTCAAACACCGCAGGCGCCGCCAGCTGCCGGTGCCGGACCCGGCGGACCCCTCGTCGGTCACCGGCTGA
- a CDS encoding DUF4287 domain-containing protein, giving the protein MSQLFSEETHRNMLSRIPHCTGREISDWLRTVEEGPALFRFDEKVSWLRGEHNLAYGHAKAIVHEHDLRRAARKF; this is encoded by the coding sequence ATGTCTCAGCTCTTCTCCGAAGAGACCCACCGGAACATGCTCTCTCGTATCCCGCACTGCACCGGCCGGGAAATCTCCGACTGGCTCCGCACCGTTGAGGAGGGTCCCGCTCTCTTCCGCTTCGACGAAAAGGTCAGCTGGCTCCGCGGCGAGCACAATCTCGCCTACGGGCACGCCAAGGCAATCGTCCATGAACACGATCTCAGGCGCGCAGCGCGCAAGTTCTGA
- a CDS encoding bifunctional glycosyltransferase/CDP-glycerol:glycerophosphate glycerophosphotransferase, protein MPDVSVVVIVYNDADRLPTAVQSVLDQTLRDVEVVIVDDCSTDRSFEVAQHLAAGHPGRVRAFQLPENSGAGGEPRNAGIQHTEGRYVMFLDSDDVLEHNACRNMLEAAEETGSDIVSGLCVRLHLDTRNQKRDEWYAWLYSTTRTLESVTELPDLFVWDTLSTNKCYRRDFLIENNLRFPKGMFYEDLMFIADAYLAARRITLIPNQVYFWHVHERAAVKSVTNRRHEMSNYAHRLEIHRRIDALLAARGLSEMKLAKDVKFLKHDLVLHLRDLPFRDDAYRREFAELSREYLASIAPEAYERVQPIQAICAYLLQQGDWDHLIPAVDTLINRDKLSSPLAEHDGRIFWCDGYTDDPFGRDVLDVTDIGYHEKSVNQLFLRNQLTGFDVSGRSVSLTGRITNPLGIIPPGARLKGELEFSARRRSLQSFHFPVRMLRHDGDTVHWETTADLTAKLRPLGIVDTIWDVRLRLDVDGVRTTTRLTVADTELSGGLPVRPRLSRMVADHLEPHVSAKGHLAFRLVSENRNAERVQDLITRGVHGRPGTLAKTGYRKAKELRKKVTSGDNKLRAYHEVFSRLPVKKRTVVFESHLGKQYSDSPRAIYEEMRRQGLEFEAIWSYAGSPKNFPKGVTLVRRWSLPYLKALAQAEFWVDNQSYPLKLTKRPETTYLQTWHGSALKNMGFDQPALKAQTRRQQEEQQRSLDRFDRFLIRSEHDVRTLAKAFRLKPETLLRVGYPRNDALVRARERETALGKRERGALAAELGIPADKTVLLYAPTFRKAGGRHGRFALPFDVERFADRFGDRYVLLVRSHYLNHVVLPPTVEGRVIDVSAHHDVTPLLELADGLITDYSSVMFDYALLDRPLVFFTYDYDEYVHEGRGTYFDLLEHAPGPVVRTEEDFHQAIKSFESQSAEYAGSRKEFVAKFGEFDQGNAAQSIVDQFFAQWSR, encoded by the coding sequence GTGCCTGACGTCTCAGTAGTCGTCATCGTCTACAACGACGCCGACCGGTTGCCGACCGCGGTCCAGTCCGTGCTGGACCAGACGCTCCGGGACGTCGAGGTGGTGATCGTCGACGACTGCAGCACCGACCGTTCTTTCGAAGTGGCGCAGCACCTCGCGGCCGGTCATCCCGGGCGGGTCCGAGCCTTCCAGCTGCCGGAGAACAGCGGTGCGGGAGGCGAGCCGCGGAATGCCGGAATCCAGCACACCGAGGGCCGGTACGTCATGTTCCTGGACAGCGATGACGTCCTGGAACACAATGCGTGCCGGAATATGCTGGAGGCGGCCGAGGAAACCGGGTCGGACATCGTTTCCGGTCTGTGCGTCCGGCTGCATCTGGACACCCGCAACCAGAAGCGGGACGAGTGGTACGCCTGGCTGTATTCCACGACCCGTACGCTGGAATCCGTCACGGAATTGCCGGACCTGTTCGTGTGGGACACCCTTTCCACCAACAAGTGCTACCGCCGCGATTTCCTCATCGAGAACAATCTCCGATTCCCCAAGGGGATGTTCTACGAGGACCTGATGTTTATCGCCGACGCATATCTGGCGGCCCGGCGCATCACCCTGATCCCCAATCAGGTCTATTTCTGGCACGTTCATGAGCGGGCCGCCGTGAAGTCGGTGACGAACCGGCGCCACGAAATGAGCAACTACGCCCACCGGCTGGAAATCCACCGGCGTATCGACGCCCTGCTGGCGGCCCGCGGGCTGAGCGAAATGAAACTCGCCAAGGACGTCAAATTCCTCAAGCACGACCTGGTGCTGCATCTGCGGGACCTGCCGTTCCGCGACGATGCCTACCGCCGGGAGTTCGCCGAACTCTCCCGCGAATACCTCGCGAGCATCGCGCCCGAGGCGTACGAGCGGGTGCAGCCGATACAGGCCATCTGTGCGTACCTGCTCCAGCAGGGTGACTGGGACCACCTGATCCCGGCCGTCGACACGCTCATCAACCGCGACAAGCTCTCCTCGCCGCTCGCCGAGCACGACGGGCGGATCTTCTGGTGCGACGGCTACACCGACGACCCGTTCGGGCGCGACGTGCTGGACGTGACCGACATCGGCTACCACGAGAAGTCGGTCAACCAGCTCTTCCTGCGCAACCAGCTCACCGGCTTCGACGTGTCCGGCAGGTCCGTGTCACTGACCGGCCGGATCACCAACCCGCTCGGCATCATCCCGCCCGGAGCGCGGCTCAAGGGCGAGCTGGAGTTCAGCGCCCGGCGGCGCAGCCTGCAGTCCTTCCACTTCCCGGTGCGGATGCTGCGCCACGACGGCGACACCGTCCACTGGGAGACCACCGCCGACCTCACCGCCAAGCTGCGCCCGCTGGGCATCGTGGACACCATCTGGGACGTCCGGCTGCGCCTGGACGTCGACGGGGTGCGCACCACGACCCGGCTCACCGTCGCCGACACCGAGCTGTCCGGCGGGCTGCCGGTGCGGCCGCGGCTGTCGCGGATGGTCGCCGACCACCTCGAACCGCATGTCTCGGCCAAGGGCCACCTGGCGTTCCGCCTGGTCAGCGAGAACCGCAACGCCGAGCGCGTCCAGGACCTGATCACCCGCGGGGTGCACGGCAGGCCGGGGACACTGGCAAAGACCGGCTACCGCAAGGCGAAGGAGCTGCGCAAGAAGGTCACCTCCGGCGACAACAAGCTCCGCGCCTACCACGAGGTGTTCAGCCGGCTGCCGGTCAAGAAGCGCACGGTGGTCTTCGAGAGCCACCTGGGCAAGCAGTACAGCGACAGCCCGCGCGCGATCTACGAGGAGATGCGCCGGCAGGGCCTGGAGTTCGAGGCGATCTGGTCGTACGCCGGGTCCCCCAAGAACTTCCCGAAGGGCGTCACGCTCGTACGGCGCTGGTCGCTGCCCTACCTCAAGGCGCTGGCGCAGGCGGAGTTCTGGGTGGACAACCAGAGCTACCCGCTCAAGCTCACCAAGCGTCCGGAGACCACCTACCTCCAGACCTGGCACGGCTCCGCGCTGAAGAACATGGGCTTCGACCAGCCGGCGCTGAAGGCGCAGACCCGTCGGCAGCAGGAGGAGCAGCAGCGCTCGCTGGACCGTTTCGACCGGTTCCTGATCCGCTCCGAGCACGATGTGCGCACGCTCGCCAAGGCCTTCCGGCTCAAGCCGGAGACCCTGCTGCGGGTCGGCTACCCTCGCAATGACGCGCTGGTCCGCGCCCGGGAGCGGGAAACGGCCCTCGGAAAGCGCGAACGCGGAGCGCTGGCTGCCGAGTTGGGCATTCCCGCCGACAAGACCGTACTGCTTTACGCACCGACGTTCCGCAAGGCCGGCGGCCGGCACGGACGCTTCGCCCTGCCCTTCGACGTGGAGCGGTTCGCCGACCGGTTCGGCGACCGCTATGTCCTCCTGGTGCGCTCGCACTACCTCAATCACGTGGTGCTGCCACCGACCGTGGAGGGCCGGGTCATCGACGTATCGGCGCACCACGATGTGACGCCGCTGCTGGAGCTGGCCGACGGGCTGATCACCGACTATTCCTCGGTGATGTTCGACTATGCGCTGCTCGACCGGCCGCTGGTGTTCTTCACCTACGACTACGACGAGTATGTGCACGAGGGCCGGGGCACCTACTTCGATCTGCTGGAGCACGCTCCGGGCCCGGTGGTCCGCACCGAGGAGGATTTCCACCAGGCGATCAAGTCGTTCGAGTCGCAGTCCGCGGAATACGCCGGGAGCCGCAAGGAATTCGTCGCCAAGTTCGGCGAATTCGACCAGGGCAACGCCGCCCAGAGCATCGTCGATCAGTTCTTCGCGCAGTGGAGCCGTTGA
- a CDS encoding acetyl-CoA C-acetyltransferase, whose translation MPEAVIVSAARSPIGRAFKGSLKDLRPDDLTAKIIEAALAKVPELDPKDIDDLMLGCGLPGGEQGHNLGRIVAVQMGMDHLPGCTITRYCSSSLQTTRMALHAIKAGEGDVFISAGVETVSRSVKGSSDGLPDTHNPLFADAEARTAARAEQEGSDWHDPREDGLIPDAYIAMGQTAENLARLKGVTRQDMDEFGVRSQNLAEKAINDGFWEREITPVTLPDGTVVSKDDGPRAGVTVEGVSGLKPVFRPDGLVTAGNCCPLNDGAAALVVMSDTKARELGLTPLARVVSTGVSGLSPEIMGYGPVEASKQALRRAGLSVSDIDLVEINEAFAAQVIPSYRDLGIDLDRLNVNGGAIAVGHPFGMTGARITGTLINSLQWHDKQFGLETMCVGGGQGMAMVIERLS comes from the coding sequence ATGCCCGAAGCCGTGATCGTCTCAGCCGCCCGCTCCCCGATCGGCCGCGCCTTCAAGGGCTCGCTCAAGGACCTGCGTCCGGACGACCTGACCGCGAAGATCATCGAGGCCGCCCTCGCCAAGGTCCCCGAGCTGGACCCCAAGGACATCGACGACCTGATGCTCGGCTGCGGCCTCCCCGGCGGCGAGCAGGGCCACAACCTCGGCCGCATCGTGGCCGTCCAGATGGGGATGGACCACCTCCCCGGCTGCACCATCACCCGTTACTGTTCCTCCTCGCTCCAGACGACCCGCATGGCGCTGCACGCCATCAAGGCCGGCGAGGGCGACGTCTTCATCTCGGCCGGCGTCGAGACCGTCTCGCGCAGCGTCAAGGGCAGCTCCGACGGCCTGCCGGACACCCACAACCCGCTCTTCGCCGACGCCGAGGCCCGCACCGCGGCCCGCGCCGAGCAGGAGGGCTCCGACTGGCACGACCCGCGCGAGGACGGCCTGATCCCGGACGCGTACATCGCGATGGGCCAGACCGCGGAGAACCTCGCCCGCCTCAAGGGCGTCACCCGCCAGGACATGGACGAATTCGGCGTCCGGTCCCAGAACCTCGCCGAGAAGGCGATCAACGACGGGTTCTGGGAGCGGGAGATCACCCCGGTCACGCTGCCCGACGGCACGGTCGTCAGCAAGGACGACGGCCCCCGCGCCGGCGTCACCGTCGAGGGCGTCTCCGGCCTCAAGCCGGTCTTCCGCCCCGACGGCCTGGTGACCGCCGGCAACTGCTGCCCACTGAACGACGGCGCCGCCGCGCTGGTCGTCATGTCCGACACCAAGGCGCGCGAGCTGGGCCTGACCCCGCTGGCCCGGGTCGTCTCCACCGGCGTCTCCGGCCTCTCCCCCGAGATCATGGGCTACGGCCCGGTCGAGGCCAGCAAGCAGGCGCTGCGGCGGGCCGGCCTCTCGGTCTCCGACATCGACCTGGTCGAGATCAACGAGGCGTTCGCCGCCCAGGTCATTCCGTCCTACCGCGACTTGGGCATCGACCTGGACCGCCTGAACGTCAACGGCGGCGCCATCGCCGTCGGCCACCCCTTCGGCATGACCGGCGCCCGCATCACCGGCACCCTCATCAACTCCCTCCAGTGGCACGACAAGCAGTTCGGCCTGGAGACGATGTGCGTGGGCGGCGGCCAGGGCATGGCGATGGTCATCGAGCGGCTGAGCTGA